A window of the Hypomesus transpacificus isolate Combined female chromosome 22, fHypTra1, whole genome shotgun sequence genome harbors these coding sequences:
- the cdc37l1 gene encoding hsp90 co-chaperone Cdc37-like 1 → MMEWFRDGDPMFSDPDGDPCSASGSIPNNFDTPPLNFQAQARAEGLSSSMASLCQSVKASVVSSWGLVEAQDQLCSLELHSSESTEQERARARASYAELSVTETEWRRKESMLGGHDPSHSPVLGAHGSRDVFDKSIINVQSKNVDMEQDKSKTFVQKYEQELRHFGMLRRWDDSQRFLSDLPQLICEDTANYLILWCFGLQAEEKEALMEQVAHQAVAMQFILEMASSSQQDPRGCFRQFFHKAKAGQEGYLDVFLTELEAFKGRVREHTAKTKGGDGPTDAKHQATATPHCPLDPKEVLESLPPELKAGFQMQDRQILQNVLSTMNPQVAEYHVKRCLEAGLWATTARWAKDDTAETDDLRMMETS, encoded by the exons ATGATGGAGTGGTTCAGGGACGGAGATCCCATGTTCTCAGATCCGGACGGAGATCCCTGCAGTGCCTCTGGCTCTATACCAAATAACTTCGACACTCCGCCCCTTAACTTTCAG GCTCAAGCCAGGGCAGAGGGCCTGTCCTCGTCCATGGCCTCCCTGTGCCAGAGTGTCAAGGCCTCAGTGGTGTCCAgctgggggctggtggaggcCCAGGACCAGCTCTGCAGTCTGGAGCTGCACAGCTCAGAGTCCACGGAGCAGGAGCGGGCACGGGCCAGGGCCTCCTATGCAGAGCTCAGCGTCACCGAGACGGAGTGGAGGCGCAAGGAGAGCATGTTGGGAGGTCATGACCCCAGCCACAGCCCCGTGCTTGGTGCCCATGGCAGCAGAGACGTTTTCGACAAG AGCATCATCAATGTCCAAAGCAAGAATGTTGACATGGAACAGGACAAGAGCAAGACTTTTGTTCAGAAGTATGAACAAGAACTCAGACATTTTG GTATGCTGAGGAGGTGGGATGACAGCCAGCGTTTCCTGTCTGACTTGCCCCAGCTCATCTGTGAAGACACGGCCAACTACCTGATCCTCTGGTGCTTTGGACTGCAGGCCGAGGAG AAGGAGGCACTGATGGAGCAGGTGGCTCACCAGGCTGTTGCCATGCAGTTCATCCTGGAGATGGCCAGCAGTTCCCAGCAGGACCCCAGAGGGTGCTTCCGACAGTTCTTCCACAAAGCTAAA GCAGGGCAGGAGGGCTACCTTGACGTGTTCCTGACCGAGTTGGAGGCCTtcaaggggagggtgagggagcacACCGCCAAGACAAAGGGCGGCGACGGCCCCACAGACGCCAAACACCAGGCCACCGCCACGCCACACTGTCCCCTCGACCCCAAGGAGGTTCTGGAGTCGTTGCCTCCC GAGCTGAAGGCAGGTTTCCAGATGCAAGACAGGCAGATCCTCCAGAATGTTCTGAGCACCATGAACCCACAG gtgGCAGAGTACCATGTAAAGCGCTGTCTGGAGGCGGGCCTTTGGGCAACTACAGCCAGGTGGGCGAAGGACGACACTGCAGAAACAGACGACCTGCGCATGATGGAGACCTCCTAG
- the ak3 gene encoding GTP:AMP phosphotransferase AK3, mitochondrial, whose amino-acid sequence MVLQRVFRAVIMGPPGSGKGTVSERLTKSFSLKHLSSGDLLRANIKAQTELGLLMKSCISHGQLVPDDVISRLILADLRDMDHTSWLLDGFPRTVAQAEALDSVYSVDTVINLDVPFQTIQQRLTSRWLHLPSGRVYNINFKPPKIAGLDDVTGEPLVQREDDTPDTVSRRLKAYENQTQPVLEYFRSKGVLQTFSGTETNQLWPHIHTSLSKMFSNQSQKVLGNM is encoded by the exons ATGGTTTTACAAAGGGTATTCCGTGCTGTTATCATGGGACCGCCCGGTTCGGGAAAAGGGACCGTTTCAGAGCGCTTAACTAAAAGTTTCAGTCTTAAACACCTTTCCAGCGGTGACCTTTTACGGGCCAATATTAAAGCCCAAACAG AGCTTGGTCTTCTGATGAAGTCCTGCATCAGCCATGGTCAGCTGGTGCCTGATGATGTCATCTCCCGCCTAATCCTGGCAGACCTGCGAGACATGGACCACACCAGCTGGCTACTGGATG GTTTCCCTCGTACGGTGGCGCAGGCTGAGGCTCTGGACAGTGTCTACAGTGTGGACACGGTCATCAACCTGGACGTGCCGTTCCAGACCATCCAGCAGCGACTCACCTCCCGCTGGCTCCACCTCCCAAGCGGCCGAGTCTACAACATCAACTTCAAACCACCAAAGATTGCT GGtcttgatgatgtcacaggaGAGCCTCTGGTGCAGAGGGAGGATGACACACCAGACACGGTGTCCAGGAGATTGAAGGCCTACGAGAACCAGACGCAGCCAGTCCTGGAGTACTTCAG GAGTAAAGGGGTCCTGCAGACATTCTCTGGGACGGAGACCAACCAGCTGTGGCCTCACATCCACACTTCGCTGTCTAAAATGTTCTCCAACCAGAGCCAGAAAGTGTTGGGGAACATGTAG
- the rcl1 gene encoding RNA 3'-terminal phosphate cyclase-like protein: protein MTCRSLSYSSCLKHVYPHEGTLRNNNNSMASHGLIYDGCNFFRQRLVLSTLSGKRVKIRNIRSKDDNPGLRDFEASFIRLLDKVTNGTRIEINQTGTMLFYQPGLLYGGTIEHECNTQRAIGFYLEALLMLAPFMKNPLRATLKGVTNDPVDPSVDLLKSTAIPLMKQFGIDGEGLELKVVKRGVAPGGGGEVLFRCPVRRTIRPVQLTDPGKIKRIRGIAYSVRVSPQMANRIVDSARSILNKFIPDIYIYTDHMKGANSGKSPGFGLTLVAETLTGSFLSAEMSSIPQGQGDPVLPEDLGRNCAKLLLEEIYRGGCVDSANQSLALLYMTLGQQDVSKALLGPLSPYTIEFLRHVRDFFQIMFKIETRKPLDDKRKGGDKVLMTCVGAGYANISKSIK from the exons ATGACTTGCCGTAGCTTGTCTTATTCGTCATGTCTTAAACACGTGTATCCCCATGAAGGTACTTTgagaaacaacaacaacagcatggCAAGCCACGGGCTCATTTACGACGGTTGTAATTTCTTCAGACAAAGATTAGTGTTATCAACGTTAAGTGGTAAAAGGGTAAAAATAAGGAACATACGATCTAAGGATGACAACCCCGGGCTTCGAG ACTTTGAAGCTAGTTTTATCAGACTCCTGGACAAGGTGACAAACGGAACCAGAATAGAAATAAATCAAACAG GCACAATGCTTTTCTACCAGCCCGGTCTGCTGTATGGAGGGACGATAGAACATGAGTGTAACACCCAGCGTGCTATAGGGTTCTACCTGGAGGCCCTCCTCATGCTGGCTCCCTTCATGAAGAACCCTCTCAGAGCCACACTGAAGGGGGTCACCAATGACCCAGTGGACCCCTCG gtGGACCTTCTGAAGTCTACTGCCATTCCTCTGATGAAGCAGTTTGGCATTGACGGGGAAGGTCTTGAACTGAAG GTGGTAAAGAGGGGCGTggccccaggaggaggaggggaggttctGTTCAGGTGTCCAGTCCGGCGGACCATCCGACCCGTCCAGCTCACTGACCCTGGGAAGATCAAGAGGATCCGAGGGATAGC CTACTCTGTGAGAGTGTCCCCCCAGATGGCCAATAGGATTGTGGACTCTGCCCGGAGCATTCTCAACAAGTTCATACCTGATATCTACATCTACACAGACCATATGAAGGGAGCAAACTCGGGGAA gtcacCAGGTTTTGGACTGACCCTTGTAGCTGAGACCTTGACAGGATCATTCCTCAGTGCTGAGATGAGCTCCATACCACAGGGCCAGGGAGACCCTGTACTGCCTGAGGATCTGGGGAGGAACTGTGCCAAACTGCTACTGGAGGAGATCTACAGG GGCGGCTGTGTGgattcagccaatcagagcctgGCGCTGCTGTATATGACCTTGGGCCAGCAAGATGTGTCCAAAGCCCTGCTCGGCCCCCTCTCTCCATAcac TATTGAGTTCCTGAGGCATGTGCGAGACTTCTTCCAGATCATGTTTAAGATCGAGACACGGAAACCCCTGGATGACAAGAGGAAAGGAGGTGACAAGGTCCTGATGACCTGTGTGGGAGCTGGCTACGCCAACATCAGCAAATCCATCAAATAA